A window of Candidatus Bathyarchaeota archaeon contains these coding sequences:
- a CDS encoding DUF996 domain-containing protein gives MNVNFQYSKTLAIEGSVLLLLGPIPTVGWILAIIGVILLLKATKELSNYYQDESIHRNAWNGLKYYIVAIVALAVGAGIGIASFAAAGLLAAGAQFTLAAGVVGGLVAIFAGLAVAFAFYLLAAMNLRKVYDTLAQKTGEASFTTASTLLFIGAILTIIGVGVILVLISWIFIIIGFSSMKPKEYQPYPNGYSNGNNYTQPPAQPTQPPQA, from the coding sequence ATGAACGTAAACTTCCAATATAGCAAAACTTTGGCCATTGAAGGCTCAGTCCTTCTCTTACTTGGCCCAATTCCAACAGTCGGTTGGATACTGGCAATAATCGGCGTAATCCTACTCCTCAAAGCAACAAAAGAACTATCAAACTACTATCAAGATGAAAGCATTCATAGAAACGCATGGAACGGCCTCAAATACTACATAGTCGCCATAGTCGCCTTAGCAGTCGGTGCAGGCATCGGTATAGCAAGCTTTGCAGCTGCAGGATTACTCGCCGCGGGAGCACAATTCACACTAGCTGCAGGCGTAGTAGGCGGCTTAGTCGCAATCTTCGCAGGCTTAGCAGTTGCATTCGCCTTCTATCTGCTTGCAGCAATGAACCTAAGAAAAGTCTACGATACATTGGCACAGAAAACAGGCGAAGCATCATTCACCACTGCATCCACACTACTCTTCATCGGCGCCATACTAACCATCATAGGCGTCGGCGTAATCTTGGTCCTCATCTCGTGGATATTCATCATAATCGGCTTCTCCAGCATGAAGCCAAAAGAGTACCAACCATACCCAAACGGCTACAGCAACGGAAACAACTACACACAACCACCAGCACAGCCAACCCAACCACCACAAGCATAA